Proteins found in one Aquibium microcysteis genomic segment:
- a CDS encoding nucleotidyltransferase family protein yields the protein MSSIVTVPERKARETERRRQAAAAVIEDLRDFVRSHGGRFYVFGSVAEDRLRYDSDVDILIDVPPAFERAAWEQAEQAGRRHRIAVDILTTAFASPAFVDRVKSSAIVIA from the coding sequence ATGTCCAGCATCGTCACGGTTCCGGAGCGCAAGGCCAGAGAGACGGAGCGTCGTCGGCAGGCGGCCGCTGCGGTCATTGAGGATCTGCGGGATTTCGTCAGATCGCACGGCGGCCGGTTCTACGTGTTCGGCTCGGTTGCCGAAGACAGGCTCCGCTACGACAGCGACGTGGACATCCTCATCGACGTGCCTCCAGCCTTCGAACGTGCGGCATGGGAACAGGCGGAACAGGCCGGGCGACGCCACCGCATCGCCGTCGACATCCTGACGACGGCTTTCGCCTCGCCGGCATTCGTCGATCGCGTGAAATCGTCCGCGATCGTGATCGCATGA
- a CDS encoding ABC transporter substrate-binding protein encodes MRNAFRSLIAATVATTALVAAGAAQAEDVKLGFLGGFTGPIESLVPPIFDAAKLAVAHVNTQGGILDGQLSIVSADSTCIDATAASNAADRMVNAEKVTALVGPLCSGETIAAANSAAIPGNVVIVSPSATSPAVTAVADNDLLFRTTPSDAYSGEVLAKILKAKGHDTIAVTYVNNDYGKGYADALKSSFEALGGTVAANEAHEDGKADYRAEIGSLASSGADMLVVLAYVDGSGQTIVRQALESGDFANFAGGDGMVGDSLVTAVGEGKLDGFIGTKIGRAETPGTALYADLAKAGGIDPNASFGPQAYDAAFLLALAIQKNGSAGREGLSAALREVASAPGEAIYPGEWEKAKKLLAEGKDINYEGASGAQEFDEAGDVPGVIIEMVVEGKGFKEVGEVK; translated from the coding sequence CGAGGACGTCAAGCTCGGCTTCCTCGGCGGCTTCACCGGTCCGATCGAGAGCCTCGTGCCGCCGATCTTCGACGCCGCCAAGCTGGCGGTCGCCCATGTCAACACCCAGGGCGGCATCCTCGACGGACAGCTGTCGATCGTCTCGGCCGATTCCACCTGCATCGACGCCACCGCCGCCTCCAACGCCGCCGACCGCATGGTCAACGCCGAGAAGGTGACCGCGCTGGTCGGCCCGCTCTGCTCGGGCGAGACGATCGCGGCGGCCAACAGCGCGGCCATCCCCGGCAACGTCGTCATCGTGTCGCCTTCGGCGACCTCGCCGGCCGTCACCGCCGTGGCCGACAACGACCTCCTGTTCCGCACCACGCCGTCCGACGCCTATTCGGGCGAGGTGCTGGCCAAGATCCTGAAGGCCAAGGGCCACGACACCATCGCGGTCACCTACGTCAACAACGACTACGGCAAGGGCTATGCCGACGCGCTGAAGTCGTCCTTCGAGGCGCTCGGCGGCACCGTGGCGGCCAATGAGGCGCATGAGGACGGCAAGGCCGACTACCGCGCCGAGATCGGCTCGCTCGCCTCGTCCGGCGCCGACATGCTGGTCGTGCTCGCCTATGTCGACGGTTCCGGCCAGACCATCGTGCGCCAGGCGCTGGAAAGCGGCGACTTCGCCAATTTTGCCGGCGGCGACGGCATGGTCGGCGACAGCCTCGTCACCGCGGTCGGCGAGGGCAAGCTCGACGGCTTCATCGGCACCAAGATCGGCCGCGCCGAAACCCCGGGCACCGCGCTCTATGCCGACCTCGCCAAGGCCGGCGGCATCGATCCCAACGCCTCCTTCGGCCCGCAGGCCTACGACGCCGCCTTCCTGCTCGCGCTGGCGATCCAGAAGAACGGCTCGGCCGGCCGCGAGGGCCTCAGCGCGGCGCTGCGCGAAGTGGCGAGCGCGCCGGGCGAGGCGATCTATCCGGGCGAGTGGGAGAAGGCCAAGAAGCTCCTCGCCGAAGGCAAGGACATCAACTACGAGGGCGCCTCGGGCGCCCAGGAGTTCGACGAGGCCGGCGACGTGCCGGGCGTCATCATCGAGATGGTCGTCGAAGGCAAGGGCTTCAAGGAAGTCGGCGAGGTCAAGTAA
- a CDS encoding branched-chain amino acid ABC transporter permease codes for MSPSLREAGLFAGLALLVAGIFAWLGAAYGVRMLAEAACYAIIALGLTIQWGYAGLFNVGLMGFVAIAAFTTVLVSFPVNDAFWQGDGPVMLGQAALTLAIGVAVTILLSRSTRIGMPKGLRTALTLIAAAITYLAVQGQLDPAATLIEREAGFVGGLGLPVWMGWVAGGVVAGLLGWAMGRITLGLRADYMAIATLGIAEIVKAFLKNADWLTRGTLTVSPLPWPVPTPQELGFVASRSAYLAVTAVMIVVLYVLLERAWHSPWGRMMRAIRDNEVSAAAMGKDINRRRLEMFVVGNFIIGLGGAALITFTTIFDPSSFAPLNHTFLIWVMVILGGAGNNLGAIFGALLVYVIWIMSEPVALFLFTSAEAWGEKLFGWQAPDDLYTRALQMRVFVIGLTITLVLRFAPKGLLPEKVMRYD; via the coding sequence GTGAGTCCGTCGCTGCGCGAAGCCGGCCTCTTCGCCGGCCTGGCCCTCCTCGTCGCCGGCATCTTCGCCTGGCTCGGCGCCGCCTATGGCGTGCGCATGCTGGCGGAAGCCGCCTGCTATGCCATCATCGCCCTCGGGCTGACCATCCAGTGGGGCTATGCGGGCCTGTTCAACGTCGGCCTGATGGGCTTCGTGGCGATCGCCGCCTTCACGACGGTGCTGGTCTCCTTCCCGGTCAACGACGCCTTCTGGCAGGGCGACGGCCCGGTGATGCTCGGGCAGGCGGCGCTGACGCTGGCGATCGGCGTCGCCGTGACGATCCTGTTGTCGCGCTCGACCCGGATCGGCATGCCGAAGGGCCTGCGCACGGCGCTGACGCTCATCGCCGCCGCGATCACCTATCTGGCGGTGCAGGGACAGCTCGATCCGGCGGCGACGCTGATCGAGCGGGAAGCGGGCTTCGTCGGGGGGCTCGGCCTGCCTGTCTGGATGGGTTGGGTGGCCGGCGGCGTCGTCGCAGGGCTGCTCGGCTGGGCGATGGGCCGCATCACGCTCGGCCTCAGGGCCGACTACATGGCGATCGCCACGCTCGGCATCGCCGAGATCGTCAAGGCCTTCCTCAAGAATGCCGACTGGCTGACGCGCGGCACGCTCACCGTCTCGCCCCTGCCCTGGCCGGTGCCGACGCCGCAGGAACTCGGTTTCGTCGCCTCGCGCTCGGCCTATCTGGCGGTGACCGCCGTGATGATCGTCGTGCTCTACGTGCTGCTCGAACGCGCGTGGCATTCCCCCTGGGGCCGGATGATGCGGGCGATCCGCGACAACGAGGTCTCGGCCGCCGCCATGGGCAAGGACATCAACCGGCGCCGGCTGGAGATGTTCGTCGTCGGCAATTTCATCATCGGGCTAGGCGGCGCGGCGCTGATCACCTTCACGACGATCTTCGATCCCTCCTCCTTCGCGCCGCTGAACCATACCTTCCTGATCTGGGTGATGGTGATCCTCGGCGGTGCCGGCAACAATCTCGGCGCGATCTTCGGGGCGCTGCTGGTCTACGTCATCTGGATCATGTCGGAGCCGGTCGCGCTCTTCCTGTTCACCAGCGCGGAGGCCTGGGGCGAAAAGCTGTTCGGCTGGCAGGCGCCCGACGATCTCTACACGCGCGCCCTGCAGATGCGCGTCTTCGTCATCGGCCTGACCATCACGCTGGTGCTGCGCTTCGCCCCGAAGGGTCTGCTGCCCGAAAAGGTCATGCGGTACGACTGA
- a CDS encoding iron chaperone, with the protein MAETFDSVDTYLESLPELSRSIMGRIRQLIAEAAPGAQEAIRYGMPTALLDGASIVYYAAWKKHVGLYPIHRGSAEFEEKVGPWRDWKDTVRFPLDGNVPFDVVEMIVAAQVARLRREREPA; encoded by the coding sequence ATGGCAGAGACGTTCGATTCCGTAGACACTTACCTTGAATCGCTTCCGGAACTTTCACGCTCGATCATGGGCAGGATCCGGCAACTCATCGCCGAAGCGGCGCCCGGTGCGCAGGAGGCGATCCGCTATGGCATGCCCACCGCGCTGCTCGACGGCGCGAGCATCGTCTACTATGCGGCGTGGAAGAAGCATGTCGGCCTCTATCCGATCCATCGCGGCTCGGCCGAGTTCGAGGAGAAGGTCGGGCCCTGGCGGGACTGGAAGGACACGGTCCGCTTCCCGCTCGACGGCAACGTTCCCTTCGACGTCGTCGAGATGATCGTCGCCGCGCAGGTCGCGCGTCTGCGCCGCGAGCGCGAGCCGGCCTGA